Part of the Brassica oleracea var. oleracea cultivar TO1000 chromosome C8, BOL, whole genome shotgun sequence genome is shown below.
TGGATTGATAAGACTGCTTACGATCATCTTTGGGTTCACTGCTGGAGCCCGGGACCGAGCTGGTCTAGCTGGCGTCGAAGGGATCCAAAGGTCCTCCCACACATTAATTTCATACCCTGAGTGCACCTTACTTCTGATGCCCAAAAGTAATAGCTTCCTCGCTGCAGTCATACTTGTCCATACATACGATGGGGTATCTGATGTGCCCATTCGCAACGGCGAACTGAGACGATAATATCTCCCCCGAAGAACTCTCGCTACTAATGAGTCCAGAAATTGCACAAGTCGCCAAAGTTGTTTAGCTAAAAGAGCTAGATTAAATTCATGGATCATGCGGCCCAATTCCCCCCTCCTCTCTAGGCGCACACATCTTTTAAAGATAATAGTTAACGATATCATACTCCTAAAATTTATAATTTAATTACCAATACAAAGTTATAAATGTGTATAATATCATTTAATTTCTTAATATGAAGTTATACATTATAGATAAAATAATATAATTCTGATCAACGACTTGTGGCAACTTAAATTCCCGGTCTCCTATGCTCATTTTGGAAGCCCGGATTTCTCAGACCATTCTTCTAGCTGCTTGGTACTTGCTTAAAGAGTCAAGTCGAAAAAGCCCTTCATGGTTTCTCATTTCCTGTTCCATCATCTGGACTTCCTTCCCAGGGTGGCCATGAACTGGCAGGAAACGTCGATTATTGGATTAGCAATGTTCTCTTTCTCACAGAAGCTAAAGCTTCTAAAGAAGGAGATCTTGGATATCAACAGAGAACACTTTTCAAACCTTGAGGAGAGGTTAAAGGAGGCCCACTCTGTTTTAGTGTCCTTCCAAAATCAGATCTTAGTGGATCCGTCACCTCTCTTAGCTGCTGGTGAAAGAGAAGCAAACAAGAAGTGGGTAACGTTGGCGCTAGCAGAGGAACGATTTTTGGAACAGAGATCTAGAGTAAACTGGTCTGCAAATGGGAATATGAACACTGCTGTTTTCCACAGAATGGTTGCTTCACGACGGGCTACTAATCAAATTCACTACCTAATGGACTTAGGAGGAAACAGATTATCAGAACTTGTGGACATTAAATCTCATTGTGTGTCCTATTATGAAGAATTTTTTGGAGCAGAGATGCCTGCTCTTTCCTCTGCCTCGTTGGATCAGATAAGTGGGCTCACTCCCTTCAGATGCTCTGACTCCATGAAAAATCTACTTCAGGCTCAAGTGACTGCAGAAGATGTGAAAAAGAGATATTTTCCTTACCTCGCAACAAAATGCCAGGCCCTGATGGTTATACAGGCGAGTTCTATAGGAAAACTTGGGATGTTATTGGCCCATATTTGACTAGAGCTGTACTAGAGTTCTTTAGCTCTGGAAAACTTCTGAAACAATGGAATTGCACTTTCATTTCCTTGATACCAAAGCGTGTAGGAGCGGACAAGCTTGTTGATTTCCGGCCTATCTCTTTATGCAACGTGGTGTACAAGGTCATCTCCAAGATCTTGGCTCGTAGGCTGCAAGATATTACCCCATCGATGGTCTTTAGCACGCAGTCAACCTTTATCAAAGACATATTACTTGTGGAGAATGTTTTACTAGCCACTGAGATGGTCCAAGGTTTCAACAGATCCAATATCTCAAAGAGGGGACTCTTGAAGGTAGACTTGAGGAAAGCATTTGATTCAGTGATTGGGATTTCATCATTCAGATTCTTATAACAGCGGAGTTTCCCCTGGTTTTCATCAACTGGATTACTCAGTGTTTGACGACGACATCCTTCTCCATCAATGTCAATGGGGACCTGTGTGGTTTTTTTAAAGGAACTCGAGGTTTGCGCCAAGGAGACCCTCTATCTCCTTCCCTATTTGTCATTGCTATGGAAGCTTTCTCTACTCTCTTAACTAAAAAATTTGAGGCCGGTGCTATTGAGTTCCACCCCCTGGACAATTTCCTAAGGTAACTCACCTAGCTTTTGCGGATGATGTGATTATTGTGTTTGACGGTCTTGCAGAGTCTCTACAAACCATTACGTCAACTCTTGATAATTTCAATGATATGTCGGGACTGCGAATGAACAGAGACAAAACAGAACTTTTCTTAGCGGGACTGAATCCCGAGGAAACAGAAGCAATGAATATCTTTGGTTTCCAAAAGGGTTCTCTCCCCATCAAGTATCTAGGGCTGCCTCTGATGCACAAAAAACTGTGGAAGTCTGAATACTCTCCGCTCACCGATAGGATTAAAGATAAGTTCAACAGCTGGACAGTGACATGTCT
Proteins encoded:
- the LOC106308532 gene encoding uncharacterized protein LOC106308532; the protein is MNWQETSIIGLAMFSFSQKLKLLKKEILDINREHFSNLEERLKEAHSVLVSFQNQILVDPSPLLAAGEREANKKWVTLALAEERFLEQRSRVNWSANGNMNTAVFHRMVASRRATNQIHYLMDLGGNRLSELVDIKSHCVSYYEEFFGAEMPALSSASLDQISSSDCRRCEKEIFSLPRNKMPGPDGYTGEFYRKTWDVIGPYLTRAVLEFFSSGKLLKQWNCTFISLIPKRVGADKLVDFRPISLCNVVYKVISKILARRLQDITPSMVFSTQSTFIKDILLVENVLLATEMVQESLQTITSTLDNFNDMSGLRMNRDKTELFLAGLNPEETEAMNIFGFQKGSLPIKYLGLPLMHKKLWKSEYSPLTDRIKDKFNSWTVTCLSFAGRLPLILAVIYNIVNFWFTAFCLPKGCLKEIESLCSRFLWSGDIQKRSVAKVLWQSSCLPKSEGGLGLRNFEVWNKALNLKLVWLLFASTTSLWVAWMREHKLKRRNFWSLEAKETDSWIWKTLLSLRPLASQMLSCRVGDGRRISFWYDNWSIHGPLIRFIGLNGPLLMGIQDQSTVAEALLVRDWQAPSRTQNQNVSLVRATLRDWPHQAVPSEPDIFMWGPSDSCSDIFSTKKTWEFLRPRAETKEWSQVVLFKNMVPKHAFNFWMANLNRLPLNERLHQWGLMDSGLCTLCSTDQESRDHLFLTAGSQQTFGTTLNRNLAPQGFELHHGMT